In the genome of Candidatus Nitrosotenuis sp. DW1, one region contains:
- a CDS encoding iron-containing alcohol dehydrogenase, giving the protein MHTVKIPKIIQFGKDALSEAEYPKNALVITTAPPPISSKWLAKMGIQDYMLYDKVEPEPSIETVNQVISEYKAKNPSCIIGLGGGSSLDVAKYSAAEMKLEKTLIPTTFGTGAEMTTYCVLKFDGKKKLLREDRFLADRAIVDAYFMEGTPEQIVKNSVCDACAQATEGYDSKLGNEFTRTMCKQAFEVLYDAIINNKPENYPYGSMLSGIGFGNCSTTLGHALSYVFSNEGVAHGYSLSSCTTVAHKFNKSIFYEQFKEVIEKLKFDRMSLKAPLDQAADTVMTDKGHLDPNPRPVTKQDVIQCLKDIVEGRL; this is encoded by the coding sequence ATGCACACAGTAAAAATTCCAAAAATTATTCAGTTTGGCAAAGACGCATTATCAGAAGCAGAATATCCAAAAAACGCACTCGTGATTACGACTGCCCCTCCACCAATATCATCAAAGTGGTTGGCAAAAATGGGAATTCAGGATTACATGTTGTATGACAAAGTAGAGCCAGAACCGTCAATTGAGACTGTAAACCAGGTCATCTCAGAATACAAGGCAAAGAATCCGTCTTGCATAATTGGGCTAGGCGGCGGAAGCTCACTTGATGTTGCAAAATATTCGGCAGCTGAAATGAAACTTGAGAAAACACTCATTCCAACAACATTTGGAACAGGTGCGGAAATGACCACATACTGTGTTCTAAAGTTTGACGGAAAGAAAAAGCTCTTGCGAGAGGACAGGTTCCTTGCAGACAGAGCAATAGTTGATGCATACTTTATGGAGGGAACTCCAGAACAAATTGTCAAAAATTCTGTTTGCGACGCATGTGCACAGGCAACTGAAGGGTACGACAGCAAGCTTGGAAACGAGTTCACACGAACGATGTGCAAGCAGGCCTTCGAGGTTTTATACGACGCAATAATCAACAACAAGCCAGAAAACTATCCATACGGCTCAATGCTATCAGGAATAGGATTTGGCAATTGCTCCACAACGCTAGGCCACGCTTTGTCATATGTCTTTTCAAACGAAGGCGTTGCTCACGGCTATTCTCTTTCGTCATGCACCACAGTAGCACACAAGTTCAACAAGTCAATCTTTTACGAGCAATTCAAAGAGGTAATTGAAAAGCTAAAGTTTGACAGAATGTCCCTAAAGGCGCCACTTGACCAGGCAGCAGATACAGTCATGACAGACAAAGGTCATTTGGATCCAAACCCAAGACCGGTAACAAAGCAAGATGTCATCCAGTGTCTAAAAGACATCGTCGAAGGAAGACTCTAG
- a CDS encoding LLM class flavin-dependent oxidoreductase, producing the protein MLKFGIQNGLNVARAGFSEDQILTACLLADRTGYDSIWYMDHSNVPQWTKAIVNDPWVMLSAIAATTRHVELGTCVTDAIRRHPSNIALASITLDRVSKGRATLGIGAGEAQNLKEFNIPFDNPVSKWEEQLQVIKLLFGSSPENTVDFNGKYYQLTKACLQAKPIRKPHPPIYMAAGGQRTLKMTGKYGDGWLPIGYTPELFEDHAKTIKDSMKENNRSKEDQDNFQYALDIDVYFSDDAEESWAKMKEAVKVSLFKPEVLRVHGIKEIEGFDFKKYFTEYSMSNQDWIVKMREGATTIPDSVARSSVAVGTPDDVIPVFERFRKAGVNHFVIRFWGSNYFGSIDKFASKVMPYFKEKHNK; encoded by the coding sequence ATGCTGAAGTTCGGAATTCAAAACGGGCTCAATGTTGCAAGAGCAGGATTTAGTGAAGACCAAATCCTAACTGCTTGCTTACTTGCAGACAGAACGGGTTATGACTCTATTTGGTACATGGACCATTCCAATGTGCCACAGTGGACAAAGGCAATAGTAAACGACCCATGGGTCATGCTTTCTGCAATAGCTGCAACAACAAGACATGTAGAACTTGGCACGTGTGTCACTGACGCAATTAGAAGACACCCATCAAACATTGCGCTTGCATCAATTACACTTGACAGAGTATCAAAGGGAAGAGCCACACTTGGAATAGGTGCAGGCGAAGCTCAAAATTTAAAAGAATTCAACATACCGTTTGACAACCCAGTTAGCAAGTGGGAAGAACAACTACAAGTAATCAAGCTCTTGTTTGGTTCAAGCCCTGAGAACACGGTAGATTTTAACGGCAAGTACTATCAATTAACTAAAGCATGCCTTCAGGCAAAACCAATCAGAAAACCACATCCACCGATATACATGGCAGCAGGCGGACAGCGAACACTAAAGATGACAGGCAAATACGGCGATGGATGGTTGCCCATAGGATACACGCCGGAGCTCTTTGAAGACCATGCAAAGACTATCAAGGACTCGATGAAAGAAAACAACAGAAGCAAAGAAGATCAAGATAATTTCCAATATGCACTAGACATCGATGTTTACTTTTCAGATGACGCAGAAGAGTCATGGGCAAAAATGAAAGAGGCAGTCAAAGTAAGCTTGTTCAAACCAGAGGTGCTGCGAGTTCACGGGATAAAAGAAATTGAAGGATTTGATTTTAAGAAATATTTCACAGAATACTCCATGTCAAACCAAGACTGGATTGTAAAGATGCGAGAGGGAGCAACCACAATCCCAGACTCTGTTGCAAGATCATCTGTCGCTGTCGGAACGCCAGATGATGTGATTCCAGTCTTTGAGCGATTCCGAAAGGCAGGAGTAAATCACTTTGTGATACGATTCTGGGGCTCCAATTATTTTGGTTCTATCGACAAGTTTGCATCAAAAGTAATGCCATACTTTAAAGAAAAACACAACAAGTAA
- a CDS encoding bifunctional (p)ppGpp synthetase/guanosine-3',5'-bis(diphosphate) 3'-pyrophosphohydrolase, which produces MSLLESAEAFARAKNADIDFCKSIAFRLKSIGVNDEQILCCAFLCYANSSFDEIHARFGREIATVVTSISKDFSLPRQRQEEQYIKQLQDAPWESILIKLCEISATLKILKDSELSKTKRGKILKQNIHHLNVLKKKISENKDKTPGIERLLDGANETLIHFKQRPINF; this is translated from the coding sequence ATGAGCCTATTAGAATCAGCAGAAGCCTTTGCAAGGGCCAAAAATGCAGACATTGATTTTTGCAAAAGTATTGCGTTTAGGCTAAAGTCAATTGGCGTAAACGACGAGCAGATACTTTGCTGCGCCTTTTTGTGTTACGCAAATTCAAGCTTTGATGAGATACACGCAAGATTTGGGCGCGAGATAGCGACAGTTGTCACCTCAATATCAAAGGATTTTTCCTTGCCAAGGCAAAGGCAGGAGGAGCAATACATCAAGCAGCTACAAGACGCACCGTGGGAATCAATTTTGATCAAACTGTGCGAAATATCGGCGACACTTAAGATCCTAAAGGACTCGGAACTATCAAAAACCAAAAGAGGCAAGATCCTCAAGCAAAACATACACCATCTCAACGTGTTAAAAAAGAAAATTTCTGAAAACAAGGACAAGACGCCGGGAATAGAAAGACTGCTTGACGGGGCAAATGAGACTTTGATTCACTTTAAGCAAAGGCCGATCAATTTTTAG
- a CDS encoding pyridoxamine 5'-phosphate oxidase family protein produces the protein MQLLGRLEIKSKQRIIEFLNQEHVGRVCSIDKDGFPQIIPMNFIFLNGAIYMHSHIRGEKIENIKSNDKVGFEVDRELEFLPSYFTHPTDASQADTLYISVVIKGKGAIISDKDEKTLALNGLMEKYQPEGRYEKLTRDMEVVNEVAIIKIIPHTMRGKYKIGQHMDKGTRSNIARKILERNSPTSRETLRIMGFEITENGAKMVDEPNW, from the coding sequence ATGCAGTTGTTGGGAAGACTGGAAATAAAGTCAAAACAAAGGATAATCGAGTTCCTAAATCAAGAGCATGTGGGACGAGTCTGTTCAATTGACAAAGACGGGTTTCCTCAGATAATCCCGATGAACTTTATCTTTCTAAACGGAGCAATCTACATGCATTCGCACATACGAGGAGAAAAGATTGAAAACATAAAATCAAACGACAAGGTAGGCTTTGAGGTAGACAGAGAACTAGAATTTTTGCCATCATATTTTACACACCCAACTGATGCATCGCAGGCAGACACGTTATACATCAGCGTGGTGATCAAGGGGAAGGGAGCAATCATTTCAGACAAAGACGAAAAAACGCTGGCACTAAACGGATTGATGGAAAAATACCAGCCAGAGGGAAGATATGAAAAACTCACACGAGACATGGAAGTAGTAAACGAGGTTGCAATAATCAAGATAATTCCGCACACAATGCGTGGAAAGTACAAGATTGGCCAGCACATGGATAAAGGCACCCGAAGCAACATTGCAAGAAAAATACTAGAGCGAAATTCCCCCACCTCAAGAGAAACATTACGAATTATGGGCTTTGAAATTACTGAAAACGGCGCAAAGATGGTAGACGAGCCAAACTGGTAA
- the uvrB gene encoding excinuclease ABC subunit UvrB has translation MQQVHTYQLISDFEPTGDQPQAIAKIIDGVKKKKVQTLLGVTGSGKTFTVANVIAQTGKNTLVISHNKTLAAQLYSELKQFFPKNNVGYFVSYYDYYQPESYLPQTDTYIEKDTQINEKIEKMRLEATAMLLSGEPTIIVATVSCIYSLGSPGEWEKMAITITAGQNIERSELIRKLINARYERNDVEMAPGNFRVKGDTIDIIPAYSEDMIRISLFGDEVERISVLDHVSLSEKGKTNIIKIFPAKHYLVASDVRQKAVKSIKDELKVRLTQLNELERQRLEMRTKFDLEMIEELGYCSGIENYSRHFDGRRAGEKAFCLLDFFGDDFLLVIDESHVTIPQLHGMYAGDHTRKKSLIDYGFRLPSAFDNRPLKFEEFEQYIRNCIFVSATPSEYERKKSFQIAEQLVRPTGLLDPVVEVRPTKNQMDDLISEINKRTKNGERALVTTLTKRMAEDLAEYLAKKDVRVRYLHSEIEGLQRTELIRQLRLGDFDVLVGINLLREGLDIPEVSLVAILDADKEGFLRNNTSLIQTFGRAARNVHGTAILYADTITKSIKSALEETERRRNKQIEYNKTHKITPKTIIKSIPEQVATLDDIKNKSPHDLRKESIEIEAQMKKYAVDLDFEKAIECRDRLRRIQVEMEKKNER, from the coding sequence TTGCAACAAGTACACACGTATCAATTAATATCAGACTTTGAGCCCACAGGAGACCAGCCACAGGCGATTGCAAAAATTATAGACGGAGTCAAAAAAAAGAAGGTTCAGACACTACTTGGGGTCACAGGTAGCGGCAAAACATTTACCGTTGCAAACGTAATTGCCCAGACTGGAAAAAACACGCTTGTCATATCGCATAACAAGACACTTGCGGCGCAGCTTTATTCTGAGCTAAAGCAGTTCTTCCCAAAAAACAACGTAGGTTATTTTGTAAGCTATTACGATTACTATCAGCCGGAAAGCTATCTCCCCCAAACTGACACATACATAGAAAAAGACACTCAGATTAACGAAAAAATCGAAAAAATGAGGCTGGAGGCAACTGCGATGCTGCTTTCAGGCGAGCCTACAATAATTGTAGCCACAGTATCATGCATCTATTCACTTGGCTCGCCTGGAGAATGGGAAAAAATGGCAATAACCATAACTGCCGGCCAAAACATAGAGCGCTCTGAACTGATAAGAAAACTCATCAATGCAAGATACGAGCGAAATGACGTAGAGATGGCCCCCGGCAATTTCAGAGTAAAGGGCGACACCATCGACATAATTCCGGCATATTCTGAGGACATGATAAGAATTTCATTATTTGGTGACGAGGTGGAGAGGATTTCCGTTTTGGACCACGTCTCGTTAAGCGAGAAAGGAAAAACAAACATCATCAAGATATTTCCTGCAAAGCACTATCTGGTTGCAAGCGATGTCAGGCAAAAAGCAGTCAAGTCGATCAAAGACGAATTAAAAGTTAGATTGACTCAGCTAAACGAGCTTGAAAGGCAAAGACTGGAGATGAGGACAAAGTTTGATCTTGAAATGATCGAGGAACTAGGATACTGTTCTGGAATTGAGAACTATTCAAGGCATTTTGACGGAAGAAGGGCAGGTGAAAAAGCGTTTTGTCTTTTGGATTTCTTTGGTGATGACTTTTTGCTGGTAATTGACGAGTCGCATGTAACTATACCGCAGCTCCACGGAATGTATGCAGGAGATCACACAAGAAAAAAATCACTAATAGACTATGGCTTTAGGCTGCCAAGTGCGTTTGACAACAGGCCGTTAAAATTTGAAGAGTTTGAGCAATATATCAGAAACTGCATCTTTGTATCTGCCACGCCGTCAGAATATGAAAGGAAAAAATCATTTCAGATTGCAGAACAGCTTGTGCGTCCAACTGGGCTTTTGGATCCAGTGGTGGAGGTAAGGCCGACAAAGAACCAGATGGACGACCTGATTTCAGAAATCAATAAAAGGACAAAAAATGGTGAACGCGCGCTAGTGACTACACTTACAAAAAGAATGGCTGAAGATTTGGCAGAGTATTTGGCAAAAAAAGACGTTCGGGTGAGATACTTGCACTCGGAAATAGAAGGGTTGCAGCGAACAGAACTGATAAGGCAGCTAAGGCTTGGCGACTTTGACGTACTAGTTGGCATAAATCTCCTAAGAGAAGGCCTCGACATACCAGAGGTATCGCTTGTCGCAATACTTGATGCAGACAAGGAGGGATTTTTGAGAAACAACACCAGCCTGATTCAGACCTTTGGCAGGGCTGCAAGAAACGTGCATGGCACTGCCATTTTGTATGCAGATACAATTACAAAATCAATCAAATCGGCGCTAGAGGAGACGGAGCGAAGAAGAAACAAGCAGATAGAGTACAACAAGACGCACAAGATAACTCCAAAGACAATAATAAAGTCAATTCCAGAACAAGTCGCGACACTTGATGATATTAAAAACAAATCACCGCACGATCTTAGAAAAGAAAGCATAGAGATAGAGGCACAAATGAAAAAATACGCAGTAGATCTTGACTTCGAAAAGGCAATAGAATGTAGAGACAGATTACGACGAATTCAAGTGGAGATGGAAAAGAAAAATGAACGATAA